The proteins below are encoded in one region of Aquisphaera giovannonii:
- a CDS encoding 3-keto-disaccharide hydrolase — MAMGRNRLVCCGLATFLLVQGAGAADGPAEPRGGEAARDTPAEVPVPPKGRWTSLFNGKDLAGWTPKITGFALGEDAMETFRVRDGKMVVSYDRYGNFDGHFGHIFYAHPFSSYKLRIEYRFVGDQAKGGPGWAFRNSGAMIHCQPPGTMRKDQDFPVSLEVQFLGGTGRGERRTGNLCTPGTHVHMKGKLITQHCNDSTSKTYDGDQWVTIEVEAHGGGTIKHFVNGELVIEYDRPVLDGSDPDARRLAESRGGKREVAGGYISLQAESHPVEFRKVEIFPLDE, encoded by the coding sequence ATGGCAATGGGTCGAAATCGTCTGGTGTGTTGCGGACTCGCGACTTTCCTGCTGGTCCAGGGGGCCGGCGCCGCGGACGGCCCCGCGGAGCCGCGTGGGGGCGAGGCCGCGAGGGACACGCCGGCGGAGGTGCCCGTCCCGCCGAAGGGAAGGTGGACCAGCCTCTTCAACGGCAAGGACCTCGCCGGCTGGACGCCCAAGATCACGGGATTCGCCCTGGGCGAGGATGCGATGGAGACATTCCGGGTACGGGACGGCAAGATGGTCGTCTCCTACGACCGGTACGGCAACTTCGACGGCCACTTCGGCCACATCTTCTACGCGCACCCGTTCTCCAGCTACAAGCTGCGGATCGAGTACCGGTTCGTCGGCGATCAGGCGAAGGGGGGCCCGGGCTGGGCCTTCCGCAACAGCGGGGCGATGATCCATTGCCAGCCCCCGGGAACGATGCGGAAGGACCAGGACTTCCCCGTCTCCCTGGAGGTCCAGTTCCTGGGAGGCACCGGACGCGGCGAGCGGCGGACGGGCAACCTCTGCACGCCCGGCACGCACGTGCATATGAAAGGCAAATTGATCACCCAGCACTGCAACGATTCGACCTCGAAGACCTACGACGGCGACCAGTGGGTCACGATCGAGGTCGAGGCCCACGGCGGCGGGACGATCAAGCACTTCGTCAACGGCGAGCTCGTCATCGAGTACGACCGGCCGGTCCTCGACGGCAGCGATCCCGACGCCAGGCGGCTCGCGGAGTCGCGAGGAGGCAAGCGGGAGGTCGCCGGCGGCTACATCTCGCTCCAGGCGGAGAGCCACCCCGTCGAATTCCGGAAGGTGGAGATCTTCCCGCTCGACGAATGA
- a CDS encoding dihydrodipicolinate synthase family protein — protein sequence MPAPLTGLIPACHTPMDAQGGLALDRVDDQAALLREVGIRAVFIGGTTGECASLGLDERMALAERWCATAGGSMQVVVHVGDNSLPEAVKLAAHAREVGASAVSAVAPNYFKPATALDLVDFCVPIAAEADPLPFYYYDIPGMTGVRIAMSDFLRQARFRIPTLRGLKYSNDDLLELQECIRLEGGAFDVFFGSDECLLAGLCLGIRGAVGSTYNFAAPLYQRLTRAFEARDLIAARELQGRSIDLIKTLRKHGFLAASKAVMGMLGVDCGPVRAPLRSLSLDERVAIYEAIAPLDAFPRPLERPR from the coding sequence ATGCCCGCCCCGCTCACCGGCCTGATCCCGGCCTGCCACACCCCGATGGACGCACAGGGGGGCCTCGCCCTCGACCGGGTCGACGACCAGGCCGCGCTCCTGCGGGAGGTCGGGATCCGCGCGGTGTTCATCGGCGGCACGACCGGAGAGTGCGCCTCCCTCGGGCTGGATGAGAGGATGGCGCTCGCGGAGCGGTGGTGCGCCACGGCCGGTGGTTCCATGCAGGTGGTCGTCCACGTCGGCGACAACTCGCTGCCCGAGGCCGTGAAGCTCGCTGCACATGCCCGGGAGGTCGGCGCGTCCGCCGTCTCCGCCGTGGCCCCGAACTATTTCAAGCCGGCGACCGCCCTGGACCTCGTGGATTTCTGCGTCCCGATCGCGGCCGAGGCCGATCCGCTGCCCTTCTACTACTACGACATCCCCGGCATGACCGGCGTCCGGATCGCCATGTCCGACTTCCTGCGCCAGGCGAGGTTCCGCATCCCGACCCTCCGCGGGCTCAAATACTCCAACGACGACCTCCTCGAATTGCAGGAATGCATCCGGCTCGAGGGCGGGGCATTCGACGTCTTCTTCGGGTCCGACGAGTGCCTCCTGGCCGGCCTCTGCCTGGGCATCCGCGGGGCGGTCGGCAGCACCTACAATTTCGCCGCGCCGCTCTACCAGCGGCTGACCCGGGCCTTCGAGGCCCGGGACCTGATCGCCGCCCGCGAGCTCCAGGGCCGGTCGATCGACCTCATCAAGACCCTGCGGAAGCACGGGTTCCTGGCCGCGTCCAAGGCCGTGATGGGCATGCTGGGGGTGGACTGCGGCCCGGTCCGGGCCCCGCTCCGCAGCCTCTCCCTGGACGAGCGGGTCGCGATCTACGAGGCGATCGCCCCGCTCGACGCCTTCCCCCGCCCGCTCGAGAGACCCCGATGA
- a CDS encoding hybrid sensor histidine kinase/response regulator — protein sequence MTDEVSSKDGGSEPDGLHLWSDSNRQAFLASIVESSQDAIIGKALDGTILSWNRGAERIFGYAPEEVLGRSITVLAVPGQVDDILHVLARVGRGERIEHYETSRATKDGRIINVSLTVSPIRDVSGVIVGASKIARDISDRKRTEQQNLALLEEVRRGVKGRDEFLSMLAHELRNPLAPLRNSIHLLRLRSDDPTVVERVRDMMDRQVTHMSRLINDLLDVSRITRGKITLNRERTDLGQLTRLVVDDHLEPFREAGVALNTSIPEVPIWVGGDRTRLTQVLDNLLENACKFTDPGGEVSVEVAADGPRREAVVRVRDTGIGVEPELLPRIFDVFTQADLSLDRPRGGLGLGLALVRRLVELHGGTVRAGSEGRGRGAEFLVLLPLEDEPMALTETPAGEAAPSRHVRILVVEDNRDSAESLRMLLATHGYDVRLAFNGVEGVQSAQQSHPDVIICDVGLPGMDGFAVARAIREHPDLRHVRLIAVTGYGREDDRKRALDSGFDSHLVKPADPEALLALIV from the coding sequence ATGACTGACGAAGTCTCCAGTAAGGACGGCGGCTCCGAACCGGATGGCCTCCATCTCTGGTCGGATTCGAATCGGCAGGCCTTCCTCGCGTCGATCGTGGAATCGTCGCAGGACGCGATCATCGGCAAGGCCCTCGACGGTACGATCCTGAGCTGGAATCGGGGGGCGGAGCGGATCTTCGGATACGCCCCGGAGGAGGTCCTGGGCCGCTCCATCACCGTGCTGGCGGTGCCGGGCCAGGTGGACGACATCCTCCATGTCCTGGCCCGCGTCGGCCGCGGCGAGCGGATCGAGCACTACGAGACCTCACGCGCGACCAAGGATGGCCGGATCATCAACGTCTCGCTGACCGTATCGCCGATCCGCGATGTCTCAGGCGTCATCGTCGGCGCATCGAAGATCGCGCGCGACATCTCGGACCGGAAGCGGACGGAGCAGCAGAACCTGGCCCTGCTCGAGGAGGTCCGCCGGGGCGTCAAGGGCAGGGATGAGTTCCTGTCCATGCTCGCGCACGAGCTCCGCAATCCTCTGGCCCCGCTGCGCAACTCGATCCACCTGCTGCGGCTCCGCAGCGATGACCCGACGGTCGTGGAGCGCGTCCGCGACATGATGGACCGCCAGGTCACCCACATGAGCCGCCTCATCAACGACCTGCTGGACGTCTCGCGCATCACCCGCGGGAAGATCACGCTCAACAGGGAGCGCACGGACCTCGGGCAGCTCACCCGCCTGGTGGTCGATGATCACCTGGAGCCCTTCCGCGAGGCCGGGGTCGCGCTCAACACGTCCATCCCCGAGGTCCCCATCTGGGTCGGCGGCGATCGGACGCGGCTGACCCAGGTCCTGGATAACCTGCTGGAGAACGCCTGCAAGTTCACGGATCCGGGGGGCGAGGTGTCCGTCGAGGTCGCGGCCGACGGCCCGCGTCGCGAGGCCGTCGTCCGCGTCCGCGACACGGGCATCGGCGTGGAACCGGAGCTCCTCCCCCGGATCTTCGACGTGTTCACGCAGGCCGACCTCAGCCTCGATCGCCCGAGAGGCGGGCTCGGGCTGGGACTGGCCCTGGTCCGGCGGCTCGTGGAGCTCCACGGCGGCACCGTCCGGGCCGGCAGCGAGGGCAGAGGACGCGGCGCCGAGTTCCTGGTCCTCCTCCCCCTGGAGGACGAGCCGATGGCCCTCACCGAGACCCCGGCCGGCGAGGCGGCCCCCAGCCGGCACGTCCGGATCCTGGTCGTCGAGGACAATCGCGACTCGGCGGAGAGCCTGAGGATGCTGCTCGCCACGCACGGCTACGACGTGAGGCTGGCCTTCAACGGCGTGGAGGGGGTGCAATCGGCGCAGCAGTCGCATCCGGACGTGATCATTTGCGACGTCGGACTCCCCGGGATGGACGGCTTCGCCGTGGCCCGCGCGATCCGGGAGCATCCCGACCTGCGGCACGTCCGGCTCATCGCCGTCACGGGATACGGGCGGGAGGACGACCGAAAGAGGGCGCTCGACTCCGGCTTCGATAGCCACCTCGTCAAGCCCGCCGACCCCGAGGCCCTGCTCGCCCTCATCGTCTGA
- a CDS encoding aldehyde dehydrogenase family protein, translating to MSILSEDTLITTNPATGARVGSRAATPTSEVEAIVRRAGEAQAGWQDRPWKERRAALTRWRRILSRDRGRWADLIRDEIGKPRVEAMAGDVLPTLDGLRWTERYAGRLLRGSTVGPSWQRMLLIGVARQRPIPFGVVGIIGTWNYPLFLNATAIAQALAAGNAVVWKPSELATATGMLLQEGIDEAGFPTGLVAPVFGGADVGRALIDAGIRKAVFTGGVAGGRRVLAACGELGIPAVAELSGFDPAIVLPDAPLGSTASCIAWAAFVGCGQTCVAVKRVYVVGDPRPWAEELAAAANALRVGDPSREGTDVGPMITDGARARFDDMIKAAVRAGARVIAGGEAPGGPGWFYRPTVLLGETPDAEAALAGAFGPVVLVRGVPDADSAVAAANASEFALGASVWGKDRTAARAVARRLLAGSVSINDAVTPTAHAGAPFGGFRSSGYGRTHGAEGLREFVQMSATFERPAGGFRPQLYPYGKTRMVKRMLDFYCRLFHPAA from the coding sequence ATGTCAATCCTGTCGGAAGACACGCTGATCACGACGAATCCCGCCACCGGCGCCCGCGTCGGCTCACGCGCGGCGACTCCGACGTCCGAGGTTGAGGCGATCGTCCGGAGGGCGGGCGAGGCCCAGGCCGGCTGGCAGGACCGGCCATGGAAGGAACGGCGAGCCGCACTGACGCGATGGCGGCGGATCCTCAGCCGCGATCGCGGACGGTGGGCCGACCTCATCCGCGACGAGATCGGCAAGCCCCGCGTCGAGGCGATGGCAGGCGACGTGCTCCCCACGCTCGACGGCCTGCGATGGACCGAGAGGTACGCCGGTCGTCTCCTCCGCGGTTCGACGGTCGGGCCCTCGTGGCAACGCATGCTCCTGATCGGCGTCGCGAGGCAGAGGCCGATACCGTTCGGGGTCGTCGGGATCATCGGCACGTGGAATTACCCCCTCTTCCTGAACGCGACCGCCATCGCACAGGCCCTGGCCGCCGGCAATGCGGTGGTCTGGAAGCCGTCGGAGCTGGCGACCGCGACCGGGATGCTGCTCCAGGAGGGGATCGACGAGGCCGGCTTCCCGACGGGGCTGGTGGCGCCGGTCTTCGGGGGGGCGGACGTCGGCCGGGCCCTCATCGATGCCGGCATCCGGAAGGCCGTGTTCACCGGCGGGGTGGCCGGCGGACGCAGGGTCCTGGCCGCCTGCGGAGAGCTCGGCATCCCCGCGGTCGCGGAGCTCTCGGGCTTCGACCCCGCGATCGTGCTCCCCGACGCGCCACTCGGGAGCACGGCTTCTTGCATCGCCTGGGCGGCCTTCGTGGGCTGCGGGCAGACGTGCGTCGCCGTGAAGCGCGTCTATGTCGTCGGCGACCCTCGGCCGTGGGCGGAGGAGCTGGCCGCGGCGGCGAACGCCCTCCGGGTGGGCGACCCCTCGCGCGAAGGCACGGACGTCGGCCCCATGATCACCGACGGCGCGAGGGCGAGGTTCGACGACATGATCAAGGCCGCCGTGCGTGCCGGGGCCCGGGTCATCGCCGGCGGTGAGGCGCCGGGGGGGCCCGGGTGGTTCTACAGGCCCACCGTCCTCCTCGGCGAGACGCCCGACGCCGAGGCCGCGCTCGCCGGCGCCTTCGGCCCCGTCGTCCTGGTCCGCGGCGTGCCGGATGCGGACTCCGCGGTCGCCGCCGCCAACGCCTCGGAATTCGCCCTGGGCGCGAGCGTGTGGGGCAAGGATCGCACGGCCGCGCGAGCGGTCGCCCGGCGGTTGCTCGCGGGCAGCGTGAGCATCAACGACGCCGTCACCCCCACGGCCCACGCCGGCGCCCCATTCGGCGGCTTCAGGTCCAGCGGGTACGGCCGCACCCATGGCGCGGAGGGGCTGAGGGAATTCGTGCAGATGTCGGCGACCTTCGAGCGGCCCGCGGGCGGGTTCCGTCCGCAGCTCTACCCCTACGGCAAGACCCGGATGGTAAAACGAATGCTCGATTTCTATTGCCGACTCTTCCACCCAGCCGCCTGA
- a CDS encoding GbsR/MarR family transcriptional regulator: MNLTPAAQKFVLHWGEMGQPWGINRTMAQVHALLFVSPAPLDAEEISKLLDVSRSNVSTSLRELITWGVVRRVHIIGDRRDRFEALKDVMETFRVIMAERKRREMDPTIALLEHCVKEAKAGDEAEKYTREQLEKMLEFVKMVTQWYGYIDNLSTSALLRLFRGGAMIAKLFGKAKPRPTSAGADAGMDEDEEVAEPSLETS, encoded by the coding sequence GTGAATCTCACACCCGCCGCGCAGAAATTTGTGCTCCACTGGGGGGAGATGGGACAGCCGTGGGGCATCAATCGCACCATGGCGCAGGTCCACGCGCTGCTGTTCGTTTCTCCGGCACCCCTGGACGCCGAGGAGATCAGCAAGCTGCTGGACGTCAGCCGTTCGAACGTGTCGACGAGCCTCCGCGAGTTGATCACCTGGGGCGTGGTCCGCCGGGTGCACATCATCGGGGATCGTCGGGACCGCTTCGAAGCCCTCAAGGACGTCATGGAGACCTTCCGCGTGATCATGGCGGAGCGCAAGCGTCGGGAGATGGATCCGACGATTGCCCTGCTGGAGCACTGCGTGAAGGAGGCCAAGGCCGGCGACGAGGCCGAGAAATACACGCGCGAGCAGCTCGAGAAGATGCTCGAGTTCGTGAAGATGGTCACGCAGTGGTACGGCTACATCGACAACCTGTCCACCTCGGCGCTCCTGAGGCTCTTCCGCGGCGGCGCGATGATCGCCAAGCTCTTCGGCAAGGCGAAGCCACGACCGACGTCGGCGGGCGCCGACGCGGGTATGGACGAGGACGAAGAGGTCGCCGAGCCGAGCCTGGAGACGAGCTGA